CGGGTGGGAGTAATAATCAAGGCTTGGACATCTCTGTTCCTAAAATCCAATTTTTCAATTAAAGGAATACTAAAAGCGGCAGTTTTACCTGTTCCGGTTTGAGCCTGACCGATAACATCGTGGCCAGCTAAAACCTGTGGTACAGCCAACTGTTGAATAGGTGTGGGTTCCTCAAAGCCCATTTCCACCAGGCCATCCACAATACGACGATTAAGTTCCAAATTACCAAATAATTTTGTTGCTTTAACGTGGTTCATCCAGTTCCTTCTTTCACCATATATAATTTATTTTCCCTGTAAGAAATGTTTAGCCATTTTTAAAGCGGCATTCACCGTACCGTTACGAATGGCCTTTCTTTCGCCGGGAAAGCGATATTCCCTAAAACATACTCCCGTGGGGGAGGATAAGGCAATGTAAACCAGACCGATGGGTTTACCCTCACTGCTGGTGGGGCCAGCCACACCGGTTACAGCTAACCCAATACTGCTGCCTAATTCCCGGCGTACCCCTTCAGCCATAGCAATGGCCGTCTGACGACTTACTGCACCAAACTGGGACAGCACTTCAGGGGGTACCTTTAATAGTTTTTCCTTTACCCGATTGTTATAAGCAACAATGCCGCCCATAAGATAGCTGGAAGCACCGGGCACATCCGATAACCTGGCTTCAAGGAGTCCACCGGTGCAGGATTCAGCAACACCGATGGTTAAACCGGCATCCTGCAGTAACTGCCCCACCACTTGCTCAATCTTTTCATCGTCTTCCGCAAAAATATATTGAAATAAACGACGACGCACCTGATCTGACAGGTTTTGCACCAGGCTAGTGGCCTCCTCCAGGGTAGCACCCTGGCCGGTTACCCTCACTTCTACCACTCCCGGTCGTACCAAAAAGGCAATCTCGGGATTACCCATGCCACATAAATCATCGATGAGCTCTTGCACCGAACTTTCATCTATACCGGTTAAATGAAAAGTCTTGGAGGTGCACAGAGTTCCTCGGTGAGGTAAACTGTTGAGGTATGAAACCACCGATTCTTCAAACATGGTTTCCAATTCCCAAGGGGGACCCGGCAAAATAATGATGGCCTTTTTGCCCACTTCAACAATAGCTCCCGGAGCAGTTCCTCTGCTATTAGGCAAGATTTTGGCACCTTCGGGAAAATAGGCTTGTTTCATGTTATTTTCAGGCATTTCCATGCCTCTACGGGCAAAAAGTTCCCGTATAGCTGACAAAGAAGCCTCGTCCAGCTTCATGTCCAATTCTAATACTTCTGCCACCGTTTCCTTGGTTAAGTCATCAATTGTGGGTCCTAAACCGCCGGTAATAAAGATTAGGTCAGACCTTTCCAGTGCTTGGAGCAGAACCAAACCCATCCGGCCCCAATAATCTCCCACTGTAGTATGCTGTATAACTTCTATGCCCATATCAGTTAAGCGTCTGCCTAAATACTGGGCATGAGAATTTAATACCTCGCCCACCAGCAATTCTGTACCTGTAAATATTATTTCTGCTTGCACAGTAGTAAGTTCCTTTCTAACATAAATTGCTACACATTCTTTTATTCGCCGATACCGTTATTTTCCCTTTTCTTAAAAACAGAAAAAAGAGACCATTTAATTAGTCTCTTTTATAGTATCTGATTTTTCACAGCTTATGCAGCATTTTGCTGAGAAAGATAGGCTCTAAACTCTTCACCGGAAATTTTTTCTCTTTCTATTAAAATAGTCATGGTGCTAGTTAAGAATTCTTGGTGTTTATGCATATACTCAGCCACCCGCTGCTCTTGCTCCTGAATAATTTCGGAAATTACCCTGTGTTTCATCTCCCCGGGGAGATGTTCCAGGCTGACCACGCCCAGCTTGGACATACCGGACTTAATTATGAGTTCCGCAGTTTGTAGAGCTTTTTCATAATCATTGGAGGCCCCTGTACTGCGGTTATGATAGACTACCTCTTCGGCCAGGGCACCGGCCAACATAATAGCAATTTGGTTTTCTAAATAATCCTTGGTGTACAAATAGGTGTCATCCTCCGGGTTTTGCCTCATATATCCCAGGGCACCGCCCCTGGAAGTAACCGTCAAGGTGGAAACCGACCCCGGACGTACCAACTCACTAATAATGGCGTGGCCAATTTCATGCACAGCCACCCGTTTTAGCTCCTCAGGGTTGGGACGACGATCTAATTTTTCACCCATAATTACTTTATCAATGGCCTCATGAAAATGACGGTAGTAAATTTGCTTTAGCCCCTCCCGCATAGCCAAAATCGCTGCCTCATTGGCCAGGCTTTCTAAATGAGCCCCTGAGAAGCCAAAGGTTTCTTTGGCAATCTGGCTCAGATCCACATCCTCAGCCAGGGGCTTATTTCTGGTGTGGAGCTTTAAGATCTCTAAGCGGCCCAACTTATCAGGTAAATCTACCTTCACCTGGCGATCAAAGCGTCCCGGACGTAAGAGCGCCGGATCCATCATGTCCACCCGGTTGGTGGCAGCCATAATTAACAACCGAACATTATCATCCACCTTTAAGCCATCCATCTCTACCAACAAAGCATTGAGGGTCTGGTCATACTCCATATGGCTGGAGTTGCTACCCCGCTTGGCAGCCAATACCTCAATTTCATCAATAAAGATAATGGCCGTTCTTTTCTTTTGTTTAGTGGCGGTTTCCCGGGCAGTTTTGAATAACTTACGCACCCTTTGGGCACCGACACCGGCATACATTTCCACAAAATCAGAACCACTGGCAGACACAAAAACCGCATCAGTGTAACTGGCAGCGGCCCTGGCCATTAAAGTTTTACCGGTACCCGGAGGTCCCGTCATGAGAATTCCTTTCAAAGGACGTATACCTAGGTTTTGAATTTCCTTTTGGTTTTTAATAAAATCAAGTGCCTCTTTAAGCTCTTTAATGGCAGAGCCCTGTCCACCAATATCATCAAAGTCAATCTCCTGTTTTTTCGGCACCGGTGCTGCACTGCCAAAGCCGGATTTCACCATTCCCTTGGCGTTGGCCAGATAGTAGAGAGAGCCACCAAAGATGAGTAAAAAAAGCAAAGGCGTAACATCATAGCCCGCTAGGATACCAAAAACCAGAAATGCCGCCAGTAAACCTAAACTAATTTCTTTGAGCAATTTGGCCACCTCCTTGGGCGGTAGCATGAATAGAATCTTGGCGGGGAATCACTTTATACAGATAATGACCATCCGCCTTGGTTAATTGAATATAAATATTATTTTGATCTACATACACCTTTCCCTCGGCACCCTGTTGCTGAGCAGCCTGCTGTACCCTGGCAGCAACCTCGGGGAAACTACCATTGACCTGGGCTTGATAAATTACATGGTGACTGGCATAAAAAACCTCTTCCAGAGCAGTATCCGGTTTACTGACCAGCTCCAGTTGAAATGGTTTTTTACCCATTACTTGACCAGTTAATGTTTGTAACTCTGCATAAGCTTCCATTAAATTTTTAACATCCTTGGTCAAGGTAATTTTTACCATGGCCACAGGTTTATCCTGATCCACAGTAAATTCTTCCACCAGTTTGTTTTCAGCCAAAACCTTATTTAAGGGTTGTTGCAAGGTATATTCTTGATAAACCCACTGACCGCCAAAGGCAATAGCCAGTCCAAAAATAAAGGATAAAAAAATAACAGGCAATTTCAGGCCGTTCCATGACATGGCCGTCATCCTCTCTAAACAATATTGATTAAATGCTATATCATTATAGCACGATCGTATATACTGATTCTTTATGAAACCAATGGAAAAAAAGATCTGAACCTGTTACCCAGCCGGTAACCCGTTCAGATCTTTTTCATGCTTTGGGTCTAGCAACCAAACATTGCCATGCTCTACACCTTTAACTGTTATGCTCCCCAGGATTTACCGGCAGCACAATATGAAAGGTGGTTCCTTCGTTCAGCTTACTTTCCACACTGATCTGACCACCGTGTCCCTCCACAATCTGCTTGACTATGGCCAAGCCTAAGCCCGTGCCGCCCTGGGTCCGGTTACGGGACTTATCACCTTTATAAAAACGCTCCCAAATCAGCGGCAAATCCTCCGGGGCAATGCCTTCACCGGTGTCTCTGATGCACAGATACACCTGATTGTCTTTACTGGCAGCACTGAGGGTTATTTTCCCACCCTCCGGTGTATGCCTGATGGCATTGGCAAGCAGGTTAACCAGTACCCTTGCCATGCGGTCACTGTTACAAATGACCAAGGGTAAATTGTTTGCCAGGTTAATTTCCAGACGCAAACCCTTTTCCACCGCCAGCTGACCGAGCTTCTGCTGCACTTGGTGGATAATGTCCCGTAAATCACAGGGTTCCCGGTCAAAATCAAAGTACCCCTCTTCCATGCGCTTCAGGTCTAATATCTCATTAACCAACCGCTTAAGTCTATTAATTTCATCTAAAATGTTCTGCAGATATTTATCCCGTTCCTGTCTCGTCTTGGCCAACCCATCAAGCAAGGTTTCGGTAAAACCCTGCATGACCGCCAGGGGTGTTTTAATCTCGTGGGCCACATTGGTGACAAACTCCCGACGTATTTGCTCTTGCCTTTCCAGTTGGCTGATCTTTTCTTGCAAGCGGGA
This region of Desulforamulus ferrireducens genomic DNA includes:
- a CDS encoding competence/damage-inducible protein A yields the protein MQAEIIFTGTELLVGEVLNSHAQYLGRRLTDMGIEVIQHTTVGDYWGRMGLVLLQALERSDLIFITGGLGPTIDDLTKETVAEVLELDMKLDEASLSAIRELFARRGMEMPENNMKQAYFPEGAKILPNSRGTAPGAIVEVGKKAIIILPGPPWELETMFEESVVSYLNSLPHRGTLCTSKTFHLTGIDESSVQELIDDLCGMGNPEIAFLVRPGVVEVRVTGQGATLEEATSLVQNLSDQVRRRLFQYIFAEDDEKIEQVVGQLLQDAGLTIGVAESCTGGLLEARLSDVPGASSYLMGGIVAYNNRVKEKLLKVPPEVLSQFGAVSRQTAIAMAEGVRRELGSSIGLAVTGVAGPTSSEGKPIGLVYIALSSPTGVCFREYRFPGERKAIRNGTVNAALKMAKHFLQGK
- a CDS encoding AAA family ATPase — its product is MLKEISLGLLAAFLVFGILAGYDVTPLLFLLIFGGSLYYLANAKGMVKSGFGSAAPVPKKQEIDFDDIGGQGSAIKELKEALDFIKNQKEIQNLGIRPLKGILMTGPPGTGKTLMARAAASYTDAVFVSASGSDFVEMYAGVGAQRVRKLFKTARETATKQKKRTAIIFIDEIEVLAAKRGSNSSHMEYDQTLNALLVEMDGLKVDDNVRLLIMAATNRVDMMDPALLRPGRFDRQVKVDLPDKLGRLEILKLHTRNKPLAEDVDLSQIAKETFGFSGAHLESLANEAAILAMREGLKQIYYRHFHEAIDKVIMGEKLDRRPNPEELKRVAVHEIGHAIISELVRPGSVSTLTVTSRGGALGYMRQNPEDDTYLYTKDYLENQIAIMLAGALAEEVVYHNRSTGASNDYEKALQTAELIIKSGMSKLGVVSLEHLPGEMKHRVISEIIQEQEQRVAEYMHKHQEFLTSTMTILIEREKISGEEFRAYLSQQNAA
- a CDS encoding sensor histidine kinase yields the protein MKIINIATKLWVIMTLLVLLVIGIASVAQTGFLEGLYYKQQVKQLKDLGNKVAEMARAEQDPVALDEKVALIAWLNNANVMILNERGMVTHCQGMGFSTKDMAMGMHNLHHSPMSMTDLEKLYHGQVVIHKGSNSFLKTDVLSVGMPFKDSNNSNRVVVIHAPLEPLADELKGLQMLTIYTAVGGILLASLLSLFFSRLISKPLVKMNKVALSLARGDYRQRVDMQAKDEMGMLANSLNTLASRLQEKISQLERQEQIRREFVTNVAHEIKTPLAVMQGFTETLLDGLAKTRQERDKYLQNILDEINRLKRLVNEILDLKRMEEGYFDFDREPCDLRDIIHQVQQKLGQLAVEKGLRLEINLANNLPLVICNSDRMARVLVNLLANAIRHTPEGGKITLSAASKDNQVYLCIRDTGEGIAPEDLPLIWERFYKGDKSRNRTQGGTGLGLAIVKQIVEGHGGQISVESKLNEGTTFHIVLPVNPGEHNS